A portion of the Canis lupus baileyi chromosome 38, mCanLup2.hap1, whole genome shotgun sequence genome contains these proteins:
- the LOC140626634 gene encoding sodium/potassium-transporting ATPase subunit alpha-4 isoform X1 gives MGRGGKKGTVTPRELNPSPRLKRGPKMGKRRKMKRKKKKTDMEELKKEVVLDDHKLTLEELSTKYSVDLMMGLSPERAQEILKKNGPNALTPPPTTPEWVKFCRQLFGGFSILLWIGAILCFLAYGIQVHYKEDSTKDNLYLGMVLAIVVMITGCFSYYQEAKSSKIMESFRNMVPQQALVIRAGEKMQINVEDVVVGDLVEVKGGDRIPADLRLISTQGCKVDNSSLTGESEPQTRSPDFTHENPLETRNICFFSTNCVEGTARGIVIATGDSTVMGRIATLTSGLVVGKTPIAAEIEHFIQLITGVAVFLGVSFFVLSLILGYGWLEAVIFLIGIIVANVPEGLLATVTVCLTLTAKRMSRKNCLVKNLEAVETLGSTSTICSDKTGTLTQNRMTVAHMWFDKTIYEADTSEEQTGKTFAKGSTTWFILARIAALCNRADFKPNQETLPIAKRATTGDASESALLKFMEQSYSSVKEMREQNPKVAEIPFNSTNKYQMSIHLQEDGSQAHVLMMKGAPERILEFCSTYLLKGKEYPMDDEMKKNFQNAYLELGGLGERVLGFCFLNLPSTFSKGFRFNTDEINFPMENLCFVGLISMIDPPRAAVPDAVGKCRSAGIKVIMVTGDHPITAKAIAKGVGIISEGNETAEDMAARLQVPVSQTNPREAKAIVVHGSDLKDMTLEQLDEILKNHTEIVFARTSPQQKLIIVEGCQRQGAVVAVTGDGVNDSPALKKADIGIAMGISGSDVSKQAADMILLDDNFASIVTGVEEGRLIFDNLKKSIAYTLTSNIPEITPFLLFIILSIPLPLGTITILCIDLGTDMVPAISLAYESAESDIMKRAPRNPKNDNLVNNRLIGMAYGQIGMIQALAGFFTYFVILAENGFKPIDLLGIRLNWEDRFFNDLEDSYGQQWTYEQRKVLEFTCQTAFFVSIVVVQWADLIICKTRRNSVFQQGMKNNILIFGIMEETFLAAFLSYTPGMDVALRMYPLKLPWWLCAIPYSVLIFVYDEIRKLTIRRHPGGWLERETYY, from the exons ATGGGGCGCGGGGGGAAGAAGGGGACCGTGACCCCTCGGGAGCTGAACCCAAGCCCAAGACTTAAAAGGGGGCCTAaaatggggaagagaagaaaaatgaagaggaagaaaaagaagactgaTATGGAGGAGCTGAAGAAGGAAGTGGTCCTG GACGATCACAAATTAACCCTGGAAGAGCTGAGCACCAAGTACTCCGTGGACCTGATGATG GGCCTTAGCCCCGAAAGGGCGCaggaaatcttgaaaaaaaatgggcCCAACGccctcaccccgccccccacAACCCCGGAGTGGGTCAAGTTCTGTCGCCAGCTGTTCGGGGGCTTCTCCATCCTGCTGTGGATCGGGGCCATCCTCTGCTTCCTGGCCTACGGCATCCAGGTGCACTACAAGGAGGACTCGACCAAGGACAAC CTGTACCTGGGCATGGTCCTGGCTATTGTGGTCATGATCACCGGCTGCTTCTCCTACTACCAGGAGGCCAAGAGCTCCAAGATCATGGAGTCTTTCAGGAACATGGTGCCTCAG CAAGCTCTGGTGATTCGAGCTGGAGAGAAGATGCAGATCAATGTAGAGGACGTGGTGGTAGGAGACCTCGTGGAGGTGAAGGGGGGAGACCGAATCCCGGCGGACCTCCGGCTCATCTCCACGCAGGGATGTAAG GTGGACAACTCATCCTTGACTGGAGAGTCAGAGCCCCAGACCCGCTCCCCTGACTTCACCCACGAGAACCCTCTGGAGACCCGCAACATCTGTTTCTTCTCCACCAACTGTGTGGAAG GAACAGCCCGGGGCATCGTGATCGCCACGGGAGACTCCACGGTGATGGGCCGCATCGCCACCCTGACGTCCGGCCTGGTGGTCGGCAAGACCCCCATCGCGGCTGAGATCGAGCACTTCATCCAGCTGATCACGGGGGTGGCCGTCTTCCTGGGGGTCTCCTTCTTCGTGCTCTCGCTCATCCTGGGCTACGGCTGGCTGGAGGCTGTCATCTTCCTCATCGGCATCATCGTGGCCAACGTGCCCGAGGGGCTGCTGGCCACCGTCACC GTGTGTCTGACCCTGACGGCCAAGCGCATGTCGCGCAAGAACTGCCTGGTGAAGAACCTGGAGGCAGTGGAGACGCTGGGCTCCACGTCCACCATCTGCTCCGACAAGACGGGCACCCTCACCCAGAACCGCATGACCGTCGCCCACATGTGGTTCGACAAGACCATATACGAGGCCGACACCAGCGAAGAGCAGACCG ggAAGACGTTTGCCAAGGGCTCCACTACCTGGTTCATCCTGGCCCGAATCGCTGCCCTCTGCAACCGAGCTGACTTTAAGCCTAACCAGGAGACCCTTCCCATTGCCAAG CGGGCAACAACAGGGGATGCTTCCGAGTCCGCCCTCCTCAAGTTCATGGAGCAGTCGTACAGTTCTGTCAAGGAGATGAGAGAGCAGAACCCCAAGGTGGCAGAGATTCCCTTTAATTCCACCAACAAGTACCAG atgTCCATCCACCTGCAGGAGGACGGCTCCCAGGCCCACGTCCTGATGATGAAGGGCGCCCCTGAGAGGATCTTAGAGTTTTGCTCCACGTACCTCCTGAAGGGAAAGGAGTACCCCATGGATGACGAGATGAAGAAGAACTTCCAGAATGCCTACCTGGAGCTGGGAGGTCTCGGGGAGCGCGTGCTAG gGTTCTGCTTCTTGAACCTGCCTAGCACTTTCTCCAAGGGATTCCGGTTTAATACGGATGAAATCAATTTTCCCATGGAGAACCTTTGTTTTGTGGGGCTCATATCGATGATTGACCCTCCCCGGGCTGCCGTGCCTGACGCTGTGGGCAAGTGTCGTAGTGCGGGGATCAAG GTGATCATGGTGACCGGGGACCACCCCATCACAGCCAAGGCCATCGCCAAAGGGGTGGGCATCATATCCGAAGGCAACGAGACCGCAGAGGACATGGCTGCCCGGTTGCAGGTCCCTGTCAGCCAGACCAACCCCAG GGAAGCCAAGGCCATCGTGGTGCACGGCTCGGACCTGAAGGACATGACGTTGGAGCAGCTGGACGAGATCCTCAAGAACCACACGGAGATCGTGTTCGCGCGGACGTCCCCGCAGCAGAAGCTCATCATCGTGGAGGGCTGCCAGAGGCAG GGGGCCGTGGTGGCCGTGACCGGGGACGGCGTGAACGACTCCCCCGCGCTCAAGAAGGCCGACATCGGCATCGCCATGGGCATCTCGGGCTCCGACGTGTCCAAGCAGGCCGCCGACATGATCCTGCTGGACGACAACTTTGCGTCCATCGTCACGGGCgtggaggagg GCCGCCTCATCTTTGACAACCTCAAGAAATCCATCGCGTACACCCTGACCAGCAACATCCCCGAGATCACCCCCTTCCTGCTGTTCATCATCCTCAGTATCCCCCTGCCTCTGGGCACCATAACCATCCTCTGCATCGACCTGGGCACAGACATG GTCCCGGCCATCTCCTTGGCTTACGAGTCAGCTGAGAGTGACATCATGAAGAGGGCCCCACGGAATCCCAAGAACGACAACCTGGTGAACAACCGCCTCATCGGCATGGCCTACGGACAGATCG GCATGATCCAGGCCCTGGCCGGATTCTTCACCTACTTTGTGATCCTGGCCGAGAACGGTTTCAAGCCTATTGACCTCCTGGGCATCCGCCTCAACTGGGAGGACCGCTTCTTCAATGACCTGGAGGACAGCTACGGACAGCAGTGG ACCTACGAGCAGCGGAAGGTGCTGGAGTTCACCTGCCAGACGGCCTTCTTCGTCAGCATCGTGGTCGTGCAGTGGGCGGACCTCATCATCTGCAAGACCCGCCGCAACTCGGTCTTCCAGCAGGGCATGAA AAACAACATCCTAATATTCGGGATCATGGAGGAGACATTCCTGGCTGCCTTTCTGTCCTACACCCCAGGCATGGACGTGGCCCTGCGGATGTACCCCCTCAA GCTCCCCTGGTGGCTCTGCGCCATTCCCTACAGCGTTCTTATCTTTGTCTATGACGAAATCCGAAAACTCACCATCCGACGTCATCCTGGCG GCTGGCTGGAGAGAGAGACCTACTACTGA
- the LOC140626634 gene encoding sodium/potassium-transporting ATPase subunit alpha-4 isoform X4, whose translation MGRGGKKGTVTPRELNPSPRLKRGPKMGKRRKMKRKKKKTDMEELKKEVVLDDHKLTLEELSTKYSVDLMMGLSPERAQEILKKNGPNALTPPPTTPEWVKFCRQLFGGFSILLWIGAILCFLAYGIQVHYKEDSTKDNLYLGMVLAIVVMITGCFSYYQEAKSSKIMESFRNMVPQQALVIRAGEKMQINVEDVVVGDLVEVKGGDRIPADLRLISTQGCKVDNSSLTGESEPQTRSPDFTHENPLETRNICFFSTNCVEGTARGIVIATGDSTVMGRIATLTSGLVVGKTPIAAEIEHFIQLITGVAVFLGVSFFVLSLILGYGWLEAVIFLIGIIVANVPEGLLATVTVCLTLTAKRMSRKNCLVKNLEAVETLGSTSTICSDKTGTLTQNRMTVAHMWFDKTIYEADTSEEQTGKTFAKGSTTWFILARIAALCNRADFKPNQETLPIAKRATTGDASESALLKFMEQSYSSVKEMREQNPKVAEIPFNSTNKYQMSIHLQEDGSQAHVLMMKGAPERILEFCSTYLLKGKEYPMDDEMKKNFQNAYLELGGLGERVLGFCFLNLPSTFSKGFRFNTDEINFPMENLCFVGLISMIDPPRAAVPDAVGKCRSAGIKVIMVTGDHPITAKAIAKGVGIISEGNETAEDMAARLQVPVSQTNPREAKAIVVHGSDLKDMTLEQLDEILKNHTEIVFARTSPQQKLIIVEGCQRQGAVVAVTGDGVNDSPALKKADIGIAMGISGSDVSKQAADMILLDDNFASIVTGVEEGRLIFDNLKKSIAYTLTSNIPEITPFLLFIILSIPLPLGTITILCIDLGTDMVPAISLAYESAESDIMKRAPRNPKNDNLVNNRLIGMAYGQIGMIQALAGFFTYFVILAENGFKPIDLLGIRLNWEDRFFNDLEDSYGQQWGASLGGPLRWFLPGPFLLHLDASKPS comes from the exons ATGGGGCGCGGGGGGAAGAAGGGGACCGTGACCCCTCGGGAGCTGAACCCAAGCCCAAGACTTAAAAGGGGGCCTAaaatggggaagagaagaaaaatgaagaggaagaaaaagaagactgaTATGGAGGAGCTGAAGAAGGAAGTGGTCCTG GACGATCACAAATTAACCCTGGAAGAGCTGAGCACCAAGTACTCCGTGGACCTGATGATG GGCCTTAGCCCCGAAAGGGCGCaggaaatcttgaaaaaaaatgggcCCAACGccctcaccccgccccccacAACCCCGGAGTGGGTCAAGTTCTGTCGCCAGCTGTTCGGGGGCTTCTCCATCCTGCTGTGGATCGGGGCCATCCTCTGCTTCCTGGCCTACGGCATCCAGGTGCACTACAAGGAGGACTCGACCAAGGACAAC CTGTACCTGGGCATGGTCCTGGCTATTGTGGTCATGATCACCGGCTGCTTCTCCTACTACCAGGAGGCCAAGAGCTCCAAGATCATGGAGTCTTTCAGGAACATGGTGCCTCAG CAAGCTCTGGTGATTCGAGCTGGAGAGAAGATGCAGATCAATGTAGAGGACGTGGTGGTAGGAGACCTCGTGGAGGTGAAGGGGGGAGACCGAATCCCGGCGGACCTCCGGCTCATCTCCACGCAGGGATGTAAG GTGGACAACTCATCCTTGACTGGAGAGTCAGAGCCCCAGACCCGCTCCCCTGACTTCACCCACGAGAACCCTCTGGAGACCCGCAACATCTGTTTCTTCTCCACCAACTGTGTGGAAG GAACAGCCCGGGGCATCGTGATCGCCACGGGAGACTCCACGGTGATGGGCCGCATCGCCACCCTGACGTCCGGCCTGGTGGTCGGCAAGACCCCCATCGCGGCTGAGATCGAGCACTTCATCCAGCTGATCACGGGGGTGGCCGTCTTCCTGGGGGTCTCCTTCTTCGTGCTCTCGCTCATCCTGGGCTACGGCTGGCTGGAGGCTGTCATCTTCCTCATCGGCATCATCGTGGCCAACGTGCCCGAGGGGCTGCTGGCCACCGTCACC GTGTGTCTGACCCTGACGGCCAAGCGCATGTCGCGCAAGAACTGCCTGGTGAAGAACCTGGAGGCAGTGGAGACGCTGGGCTCCACGTCCACCATCTGCTCCGACAAGACGGGCACCCTCACCCAGAACCGCATGACCGTCGCCCACATGTGGTTCGACAAGACCATATACGAGGCCGACACCAGCGAAGAGCAGACCG ggAAGACGTTTGCCAAGGGCTCCACTACCTGGTTCATCCTGGCCCGAATCGCTGCCCTCTGCAACCGAGCTGACTTTAAGCCTAACCAGGAGACCCTTCCCATTGCCAAG CGGGCAACAACAGGGGATGCTTCCGAGTCCGCCCTCCTCAAGTTCATGGAGCAGTCGTACAGTTCTGTCAAGGAGATGAGAGAGCAGAACCCCAAGGTGGCAGAGATTCCCTTTAATTCCACCAACAAGTACCAG atgTCCATCCACCTGCAGGAGGACGGCTCCCAGGCCCACGTCCTGATGATGAAGGGCGCCCCTGAGAGGATCTTAGAGTTTTGCTCCACGTACCTCCTGAAGGGAAAGGAGTACCCCATGGATGACGAGATGAAGAAGAACTTCCAGAATGCCTACCTGGAGCTGGGAGGTCTCGGGGAGCGCGTGCTAG gGTTCTGCTTCTTGAACCTGCCTAGCACTTTCTCCAAGGGATTCCGGTTTAATACGGATGAAATCAATTTTCCCATGGAGAACCTTTGTTTTGTGGGGCTCATATCGATGATTGACCCTCCCCGGGCTGCCGTGCCTGACGCTGTGGGCAAGTGTCGTAGTGCGGGGATCAAG GTGATCATGGTGACCGGGGACCACCCCATCACAGCCAAGGCCATCGCCAAAGGGGTGGGCATCATATCCGAAGGCAACGAGACCGCAGAGGACATGGCTGCCCGGTTGCAGGTCCCTGTCAGCCAGACCAACCCCAG GGAAGCCAAGGCCATCGTGGTGCACGGCTCGGACCTGAAGGACATGACGTTGGAGCAGCTGGACGAGATCCTCAAGAACCACACGGAGATCGTGTTCGCGCGGACGTCCCCGCAGCAGAAGCTCATCATCGTGGAGGGCTGCCAGAGGCAG GGGGCCGTGGTGGCCGTGACCGGGGACGGCGTGAACGACTCCCCCGCGCTCAAGAAGGCCGACATCGGCATCGCCATGGGCATCTCGGGCTCCGACGTGTCCAAGCAGGCCGCCGACATGATCCTGCTGGACGACAACTTTGCGTCCATCGTCACGGGCgtggaggagg GCCGCCTCATCTTTGACAACCTCAAGAAATCCATCGCGTACACCCTGACCAGCAACATCCCCGAGATCACCCCCTTCCTGCTGTTCATCATCCTCAGTATCCCCCTGCCTCTGGGCACCATAACCATCCTCTGCATCGACCTGGGCACAGACATG GTCCCGGCCATCTCCTTGGCTTACGAGTCAGCTGAGAGTGACATCATGAAGAGGGCCCCACGGAATCCCAAGAACGACAACCTGGTGAACAACCGCCTCATCGGCATGGCCTACGGACAGATCG GCATGATCCAGGCCCTGGCCGGATTCTTCACCTACTTTGTGATCCTGGCCGAGAACGGTTTCAAGCCTATTGACCTCCTGGGCATCCGCCTCAACTGGGAGGACCGCTTCTTCAATGACCTGGAGGACAGCTACGGACAGCAGTGG GGCGCATCCCTAGGAGGGCCTCTGCGCTGGTTCCTGCCCGGCCCCTTCCTCCTGCACCTCGATGCCTCCAAACCAAGCTGA
- the LOC140626634 gene encoding sodium/potassium-transporting ATPase subunit alpha-4 isoform X6 encodes MATDGIAKDEVCLTLTAKRMSRKNCLVKNLEAVETLGSTSTICSDKTGTLTQNRMTVAHMWFDKTIYEADTSEEQTGKTFAKGSTTWFILARIAALCNRADFKPNQETLPIAKRATTGDASESALLKFMEQSYSSVKEMREQNPKVAEIPFNSTNKYQMSIHLQEDGSQAHVLMMKGAPERILEFCSTYLLKGKEYPMDDEMKKNFQNAYLELGGLGERVLGFCFLNLPSTFSKGFRFNTDEINFPMENLCFVGLISMIDPPRAAVPDAVGKCRSAGIKVIMVTGDHPITAKAIAKGVGIISEGNETAEDMAARLQVPVSQTNPREAKAIVVHGSDLKDMTLEQLDEILKNHTEIVFARTSPQQKLIIVEGCQRQGAVVAVTGDGVNDSPALKKADIGIAMGISGSDVSKQAADMILLDDNFASIVTGVEEGRLIFDNLKKSIAYTLTSNIPEITPFLLFIILSIPLPLGTITILCIDLGTDMVPAISLAYESAESDIMKRAPRNPKNDNLVNNRLIGMAYGQIGMIQALAGFFTYFVILAENGFKPIDLLGIRLNWEDRFFNDLEDSYGQQWTYEQRKVLEFTCQTAFFVSIVVVQWADLIICKTRRNSVFQQGMKNNILIFGIMEETFLAAFLSYTPGMDVALRMYPLKLPWWLCAIPYSVLIFVYDEIRKLTIRRHPGGWLERETYY; translated from the exons ATGGCCACAGATGGAATTGCTAAAGACGAG GTGTGTCTGACCCTGACGGCCAAGCGCATGTCGCGCAAGAACTGCCTGGTGAAGAACCTGGAGGCAGTGGAGACGCTGGGCTCCACGTCCACCATCTGCTCCGACAAGACGGGCACCCTCACCCAGAACCGCATGACCGTCGCCCACATGTGGTTCGACAAGACCATATACGAGGCCGACACCAGCGAAGAGCAGACCG ggAAGACGTTTGCCAAGGGCTCCACTACCTGGTTCATCCTGGCCCGAATCGCTGCCCTCTGCAACCGAGCTGACTTTAAGCCTAACCAGGAGACCCTTCCCATTGCCAAG CGGGCAACAACAGGGGATGCTTCCGAGTCCGCCCTCCTCAAGTTCATGGAGCAGTCGTACAGTTCTGTCAAGGAGATGAGAGAGCAGAACCCCAAGGTGGCAGAGATTCCCTTTAATTCCACCAACAAGTACCAG atgTCCATCCACCTGCAGGAGGACGGCTCCCAGGCCCACGTCCTGATGATGAAGGGCGCCCCTGAGAGGATCTTAGAGTTTTGCTCCACGTACCTCCTGAAGGGAAAGGAGTACCCCATGGATGACGAGATGAAGAAGAACTTCCAGAATGCCTACCTGGAGCTGGGAGGTCTCGGGGAGCGCGTGCTAG gGTTCTGCTTCTTGAACCTGCCTAGCACTTTCTCCAAGGGATTCCGGTTTAATACGGATGAAATCAATTTTCCCATGGAGAACCTTTGTTTTGTGGGGCTCATATCGATGATTGACCCTCCCCGGGCTGCCGTGCCTGACGCTGTGGGCAAGTGTCGTAGTGCGGGGATCAAG GTGATCATGGTGACCGGGGACCACCCCATCACAGCCAAGGCCATCGCCAAAGGGGTGGGCATCATATCCGAAGGCAACGAGACCGCAGAGGACATGGCTGCCCGGTTGCAGGTCCCTGTCAGCCAGACCAACCCCAG GGAAGCCAAGGCCATCGTGGTGCACGGCTCGGACCTGAAGGACATGACGTTGGAGCAGCTGGACGAGATCCTCAAGAACCACACGGAGATCGTGTTCGCGCGGACGTCCCCGCAGCAGAAGCTCATCATCGTGGAGGGCTGCCAGAGGCAG GGGGCCGTGGTGGCCGTGACCGGGGACGGCGTGAACGACTCCCCCGCGCTCAAGAAGGCCGACATCGGCATCGCCATGGGCATCTCGGGCTCCGACGTGTCCAAGCAGGCCGCCGACATGATCCTGCTGGACGACAACTTTGCGTCCATCGTCACGGGCgtggaggagg GCCGCCTCATCTTTGACAACCTCAAGAAATCCATCGCGTACACCCTGACCAGCAACATCCCCGAGATCACCCCCTTCCTGCTGTTCATCATCCTCAGTATCCCCCTGCCTCTGGGCACCATAACCATCCTCTGCATCGACCTGGGCACAGACATG GTCCCGGCCATCTCCTTGGCTTACGAGTCAGCTGAGAGTGACATCATGAAGAGGGCCCCACGGAATCCCAAGAACGACAACCTGGTGAACAACCGCCTCATCGGCATGGCCTACGGACAGATCG GCATGATCCAGGCCCTGGCCGGATTCTTCACCTACTTTGTGATCCTGGCCGAGAACGGTTTCAAGCCTATTGACCTCCTGGGCATCCGCCTCAACTGGGAGGACCGCTTCTTCAATGACCTGGAGGACAGCTACGGACAGCAGTGG ACCTACGAGCAGCGGAAGGTGCTGGAGTTCACCTGCCAGACGGCCTTCTTCGTCAGCATCGTGGTCGTGCAGTGGGCGGACCTCATCATCTGCAAGACCCGCCGCAACTCGGTCTTCCAGCAGGGCATGAA AAACAACATCCTAATATTCGGGATCATGGAGGAGACATTCCTGGCTGCCTTTCTGTCCTACACCCCAGGCATGGACGTGGCCCTGCGGATGTACCCCCTCAA GCTCCCCTGGTGGCTCTGCGCCATTCCCTACAGCGTTCTTATCTTTGTCTATGACGAAATCCGAAAACTCACCATCCGACGTCATCCTGGCG GCTGGCTGGAGAGAGAGACCTACTACTGA